A genomic segment from Polyangium mundeleinium encodes:
- a CDS encoding ferritin-like domain-containing protein, whose translation MDSSLIFRRTLAYRVAAALGITLAAPVAFVGCGAKVVVDSESTGAGGAGGTSSTNSTTDATSSSTGIPACEGTGTLTSFLACFPSTGLTCPSTNEAHGAIAETLDICSCLHSVDAGPKPDPSGNGFCCYDTTIEVACAVGRPLRAEDGPVVAPVEAARRGWSDEPLAPNVEGLSAEAREVLAERWIRDGLFEHASVAAFSRLALALLAHGADASLVRAAHEAALDEVRHARLSLSLAAAYRGAPVAPRGLPEALSLPLDEGLVELAVSTVIEGAVGETLAAVLAAEQAERASDPAVRRVLAGIAEDEARHAELAFRVVSFAIAAGGAPVRDAVARAFRDAAGRLPSPPAEPQLAPDVAAAHGHVPCADARAAFVRAMDDVVMPLGRALVEAAVREG comes from the coding sequence ATGGACAGCTCGCTTATCTTTCGGAGAACACTCGCGTACCGCGTCGCGGCCGCGCTCGGAATCACGCTCGCCGCGCCTGTCGCGTTCGTCGGCTGCGGCGCGAAGGTCGTCGTCGACAGTGAGTCCACGGGCGCAGGCGGCGCAGGTGGCACGAGCAGCACCAACTCGACGACGGACGCGACGTCGAGCTCCACGGGTATCCCCGCGTGCGAGGGCACTGGAACGCTCACGTCGTTCCTCGCGTGCTTCCCTTCGACAGGCTTGACCTGCCCCTCGACGAACGAGGCCCACGGCGCCATCGCGGAAACCCTCGACATCTGCTCCTGCCTGCACTCGGTCGACGCTGGCCCGAAGCCCGATCCGAGCGGCAATGGCTTCTGCTGTTACGACACCACGATCGAGGTCGCATGCGCCGTCGGCCGGCCGCTCCGCGCCGAGGATGGCCCCGTGGTCGCGCCCGTCGAGGCTGCGCGGCGGGGTTGGTCCGACGAGCCGCTCGCGCCGAACGTCGAGGGCCTCTCCGCCGAGGCGCGCGAGGTGCTCGCGGAGCGCTGGATCCGCGACGGGCTCTTCGAGCACGCCTCGGTCGCCGCATTCTCGCGCCTCGCCCTCGCGCTGCTCGCGCACGGGGCCGACGCGTCGCTCGTGCGAGCCGCACATGAAGCCGCGCTCGACGAGGTGCGGCATGCGCGGCTCTCGCTCTCGCTCGCGGCGGCGTATCGCGGCGCGCCCGTCGCGCCCCGGGGTTTGCCCGAGGCGCTCTCGCTCCCGCTCGACGAGGGCCTCGTGGAGCTCGCGGTCTCCACCGTGATCGAGGGCGCCGTGGGCGAGACGCTCGCGGCGGTGCTCGCGGCCGAGCAGGCCGAGCGCGCGTCGGATCCAGCCGTGCGCCGCGTGCTCGCGGGCATCGCGGAGGACGAGGCGCGCCACGCAGAGCTCGCGTTCCGCGTCGTCTCCTTCGCGATTGCGGCAGGCGGGGCGCCCGTGCGCGACGCCGTCGCGCGAGCGTTCCGCGACGCCGCGGGCCGCCTGCCGTCGCCGCCCGCGGAGCCCCAGCTCGCGCCTGACGTGGCTGCGGCGCATGGCCACGTGCCCTGCGCGGACGCCCGCGCTGCCTTCGTCCGGGCGATGGACGACGTCGTGATGCCGCTCGGCCGCGCGCTCGTGGAAGCGGCGGTTCGAGAGGGTTGA
- a CDS encoding glycosyltransferase family 39 protein, protein MLSTPKRLLLAALLVHAALHLPAAFTRQHMEFDDACSYVEAAGHQGDYARTVPQGLPPAGSWVPAATWKQMLTPDEPLVFRTIAEDLGRYDIHPPLYFWLLHLGLLGAGFHLWVGPLVNLGFDILSIFALYALARRVLGDERKAGLAALLWSVSPGPLLAALEARQYSLFALVSILFVRSVLDFLEDGARLRPRSALWLCFVTWLGLLTQYQFAILVGAAGVLLVLKQARRDPRRLAVALGALAAGAALMLPMHELVLASFQQQQRQLLPFDWNALFVRITSVFAAPSTFFVMGLAQQVLWVAAASAGLVGLRRSLRRRNETFRAAFSRLEPPVQHVFLLLSVSLGVATIAFLGFRTPAWVMQGKYLAWAHPMIACLLVRALHAFQPSSIRRFLYLVGLILLGNALWLDGQRIRQAHRIAEARRNVASVDRVVFDSGSRGLFFPAMLQLPDDTLVFAAPAKVLLDAPERWLPELSERSLWIHDPGGAAMMTPARMEGLLQGRLGFAPKEGPLWPRQVAYPFGPPPARKAQQEP, encoded by the coding sequence ATGCTTTCTACGCCCAAGCGCCTGCTCTTGGCTGCGCTGCTCGTGCACGCGGCTTTACATCTCCCGGCGGCCTTCACGCGGCAGCACATGGAATTCGACGATGCTTGTAGCTACGTCGAGGCAGCCGGTCACCAGGGGGACTACGCGCGCACCGTTCCTCAGGGGCTCCCGCCCGCGGGATCCTGGGTGCCGGCGGCCACGTGGAAGCAAATGCTCACGCCGGACGAGCCGCTCGTGTTCCGCACGATCGCCGAGGATCTCGGTCGTTATGACATTCATCCGCCGCTCTATTTCTGGCTTCTGCACCTTGGATTGCTCGGGGCCGGGTTTCATCTGTGGGTGGGGCCGCTCGTCAACCTCGGGTTCGACATCCTTTCCATCTTCGCACTGTACGCATTGGCCCGCCGCGTCCTCGGCGACGAAAGGAAGGCCGGGCTCGCGGCGCTGTTGTGGAGCGTGAGCCCAGGCCCTCTTCTGGCCGCTCTCGAGGCGCGGCAATACAGTCTTTTCGCTTTGGTCAGCATTTTGTTCGTCAGGAGCGTGCTCGATTTTCTCGAGGACGGCGCGCGGCTACGTCCTCGCTCGGCCTTGTGGCTCTGCTTCGTGACGTGGCTCGGGTTGCTCACGCAGTACCAGTTCGCGATCCTCGTCGGCGCGGCAGGCGTCCTGCTCGTCCTGAAGCAAGCGAGGCGGGACCCGAGACGCCTCGCCGTGGCGCTCGGCGCGCTCGCGGCAGGCGCCGCGCTGATGCTGCCGATGCACGAGCTCGTGCTCGCGTCCTTCCAACAGCAGCAACGCCAGCTCCTTCCCTTCGATTGGAACGCGCTGTTCGTGCGAATCACCAGCGTGTTCGCCGCGCCGAGCACGTTCTTCGTCATGGGTTTGGCCCAGCAGGTCCTTTGGGTGGCGGCCGCATCGGCGGGCTTGGTCGGGCTGCGGCGTTCGCTGCGGCGGCGAAACGAGACGTTTCGCGCGGCGTTCTCCCGCCTCGAACCGCCGGTGCAGCATGTCTTTCTGCTGCTGTCCGTCTCGCTCGGAGTCGCCACGATCGCCTTCCTCGGCTTTCGAACGCCGGCCTGGGTGATGCAAGGGAAATACCTCGCCTGGGCGCATCCCATGATCGCCTGCTTGCTCGTTCGCGCCCTTCACGCGTTCCAGCCGTCGTCGATACGGCGGTTTTTGTATCTCGTGGGGCTGATTCTCCTGGGCAATGCCCTCTGGCTCGACGGGCAGCGCATCCGGCAGGCCCATAGGATCGCCGAGGCCCGGCGCAACGTCGCGAGCGTGGATCGGGTCGTCTTCGATTCGGGCTCGCGTGGGCTTTTTTTCCCTGCGATGTTGCAATTGCCTGACGACACGCTCGTCTTTGCGGCCCCGGCGAAGGTGCTGCTGGATGCGCCGGAGCGCTGGCTGCCGGAGCTCTCGGAGCGTTCCCTCTGGATCCACGACCCTGGCGGCGCAGCGATGATGACCCCAGCGCGCATGGAGGGGTTGCTCCAGGGTCGACTCGGCTTCGCCCCGAAGGAGGGGCCGTTATGGCCCCGCCAAGTGGCCTATCCCTTTGGTCCGCCCCCGGCGCGAAAGGCGCAGCAGGAGCCGTAG
- a CDS encoding glutathione S-transferase family protein: protein MQRPLLVTITFSHYCEKARWTLDHAGIPYRESGHLPAFHMLAVRRAGGHRSVPALITDEGAINDSTDIAKWAAQKAPAAQLYGTNDAERREIEALEDHFDEHFGPHTRRWMYFHMLPDKGLVLGLSAKQNAPALEKRLLPVFFPVVRPAMRKAMRITPDGAARSLRKIEAMFAEVGKKLEDGRPFLVGDTLTMADITFASLAAVVLAPPEYGAPLCPIETLPQEPGSHMRAWQELPAGKFVARMFRDHRAPARA, encoded by the coding sequence ATGCAACGTCCTCTGCTCGTCACGATCACGTTCAGCCACTACTGCGAGAAGGCCCGGTGGACGCTTGATCACGCGGGCATCCCCTACCGCGAGTCCGGGCACCTGCCCGCGTTCCACATGCTCGCCGTGCGCCGCGCGGGCGGGCATCGCAGCGTGCCCGCGCTCATCACGGACGAGGGCGCGATCAACGACTCGACGGACATCGCGAAGTGGGCCGCTCAAAAAGCGCCCGCCGCGCAGCTCTACGGGACGAACGACGCCGAGCGCCGGGAGATCGAGGCGCTCGAGGATCACTTCGACGAGCATTTCGGGCCGCACACCCGGCGATGGATGTACTTCCACATGCTGCCGGACAAGGGCCTCGTGCTCGGCCTCTCGGCCAAGCAAAACGCGCCGGCGCTGGAGAAACGCCTGCTCCCGGTTTTCTTCCCCGTCGTCCGCCCCGCGATGCGCAAGGCCATGCGCATCACACCCGACGGCGCCGCGCGTTCGCTCCGCAAGATCGAGGCGATGTTCGCCGAGGTCGGCAAGAAGCTCGAAGACGGTCGACCCTTCCTGGTGGGCGACACGCTCACGATGGCGGACATCACGTTCGCGAGCCTCGCAGCGGTGGTCCTGGCCCCTCCGGAGTACGGCGCGCCGCTCTGCCCGATCGAGACGCTGCCGCAGGAGCCCGGCTCGCACATGCGCGCCTGGCAAGAGCTGCCCGCGGGGAAGTTCGTGGCGCGCATGTTTCGGGACCACCGAGCCCCCGCGCGCGCTTGA
- a CDS encoding ABC transporter permease, whose translation MSETPQSLETPAPRSPGKPGAWHHASLARALFSLALVLALGVLFPAEGAFFRLGTHQGALRQASVVGILACGLLPVILAGGIDLSVGSVLGLSAVVAAKLSIHAGEPAWLSVLLVLGMGAACGAASGSVVAFARVQPFVATLAMMVFARGLAKTTSGGTKVATAVPGPDGVLRYVEVPPLFRALDAQVLGGHVAAVTLVFLAIAAIVGVVCARHRLGRYLYAVGGNEEAARLSGVPVRATKILAYVISGVCAAAAGICQAAQEQQGDPEAGVTYELTAIAMVVIGGTSLKGGRGGMGLTLLGVLTIGYLDKILSINAVPEASRLMLTGAIVIVAAVAQKNT comes from the coding sequence ATGAGCGAAACCCCCCAAAGCCTCGAAACGCCCGCCCCGCGTTCGCCCGGAAAACCCGGTGCGTGGCACCACGCCTCCCTCGCGCGTGCCCTGTTCTCGCTCGCGCTCGTCCTCGCCCTCGGCGTCCTCTTCCCCGCGGAAGGCGCCTTCTTCCGCCTCGGCACGCACCAGGGCGCGCTCCGGCAGGCCTCGGTCGTCGGCATCCTCGCTTGTGGCCTGCTCCCCGTGATCCTCGCGGGCGGGATCGATCTCTCCGTCGGCAGCGTGCTCGGCCTCTCGGCCGTCGTCGCCGCGAAACTCAGCATTCACGCGGGCGAGCCGGCGTGGCTCTCCGTGCTCCTCGTGCTCGGGATGGGCGCCGCGTGCGGGGCGGCTTCGGGCTCCGTCGTCGCGTTTGCCCGGGTGCAGCCCTTCGTCGCGACGCTTGCGATGATGGTCTTCGCCCGTGGCCTCGCGAAGACGACGAGCGGAGGCACGAAGGTCGCGACGGCCGTCCCCGGACCGGACGGCGTCCTCCGGTACGTCGAGGTCCCGCCGCTCTTTCGCGCGCTCGACGCCCAGGTCCTCGGCGGCCACGTCGCCGCCGTCACGCTGGTCTTCCTCGCCATCGCCGCGATCGTGGGCGTCGTGTGCGCCCGCCATCGGCTCGGCCGGTACCTTTATGCCGTCGGGGGGAACGAGGAGGCCGCGCGATTGTCCGGGGTCCCCGTGCGCGCCACGAAGATCCTCGCCTACGTGATCTCCGGCGTCTGCGCGGCCGCCGCGGGCATTTGCCAGGCCGCGCAGGAGCAGCAGGGCGACCCCGAGGCCGGCGTCACCTACGAGCTCACGGCGATTGCAATGGTCGTCATCGGCGGCACGAGCCTCAAAGGCGGCCGCGGGGGCATGGGACTCACGCTGCTCGGCGTGCTGACCATCGGGTACCTCGACAAGATCCTCAGCATCAATGCCGTGCCGGAGGCGAGCCGACTGATGCTCACGGGCGCCATCGTGATTGTCGCGGCGGTGGCGCAGAAAAACACTTGA
- a CDS encoding sugar ABC transporter ATP-binding protein, translating into MEHISKRFGRATVLDGVSLDLHAGEVHALLGENGAGKSTLLKILAGVYTDHGGSISLDGRPARPRSPAHAGALGIAVIHQELSLLPALSIAENLFVERPLGRFGFIDRRQERARAARILAEVGLDLDPDMLVERLSLPERQLVEVARALGRGARVLIMDEPTSSLAGPAIDRLFELIAGLRARGVALVYVSHRMEEIERIADRLTVLRDGRVVGSARVGEVPLDQVVAWMLGPRHAPAEGLPVSPSTREERLAVEAFSVDSTDGERPLVDRASFVVFAGEIVGLFGLSGAGASELLLGLSGALGARARAKVVRLSSVPVRMGSPREARALGVAFVPADRKTMGLVPGMTAEHNGTLVKLPALSPLGWLRPARERRAALAMAADVGLRPEALAMDAATLSGGNQQKVVLGKWLLEAPRVLLCDEPTRGVDIGAKAEIHAKLRALAAAGAAVLVAGSDAREIAALADRVLVLRRGRIAADVARAEATPAALLALAMGHDEARA; encoded by the coding sequence ATGGAGCACATCTCCAAGCGATTTGGCCGGGCCACCGTCCTCGACGGGGTCTCGCTCGACCTCCACGCAGGCGAAGTCCACGCGCTCCTCGGGGAGAATGGCGCGGGCAAGAGCACGCTGCTCAAGATCCTCGCCGGTGTGTACACGGACCACGGAGGCTCGATTTCCCTCGACGGCCGGCCCGCTCGTCCCCGCTCCCCGGCGCACGCGGGCGCGCTCGGGATCGCCGTCATTCATCAGGAGCTCTCGCTCCTGCCGGCGCTCTCGATCGCGGAAAACCTCTTCGTCGAGCGACCGCTCGGTCGGTTTGGCTTCATCGACCGCCGGCAAGAGCGCGCCCGCGCCGCGCGGATTCTTGCCGAGGTCGGCCTCGATCTCGACCCCGACATGCTCGTCGAGCGCCTCTCGCTCCCCGAGCGGCAGCTCGTTGAAGTCGCGCGGGCCCTCGGCCGTGGCGCGCGGGTGCTCATCATGGACGAGCCGACGAGCTCGCTCGCGGGGCCTGCGATCGATCGGCTCTTCGAGCTCATCGCCGGCCTCCGCGCGCGCGGCGTCGCCCTCGTGTATGTCTCGCATCGCATGGAAGAGATCGAGCGGATTGCCGATCGACTCACGGTCCTGCGCGACGGCCGTGTCGTTGGCTCCGCGCGGGTGGGCGAGGTCCCGCTCGATCAGGTCGTCGCTTGGATGCTCGGACCGCGGCATGCGCCGGCCGAGGGGTTGCCGGTTTCACCGTCGACGCGTGAAGAGCGGCTCGCGGTCGAGGCGTTTTCCGTGGATTCGACCGACGGCGAAAGGCCCCTCGTCGATCGGGCCTCGTTCGTGGTGTTCGCGGGCGAGATCGTCGGGCTCTTTGGGCTCTCGGGCGCGGGCGCGAGTGAGCTCTTGCTCGGGCTCTCGGGGGCGCTCGGCGCGCGCGCGCGGGCGAAAGTGGTGCGGCTCTCGTCCGTGCCCGTGCGGATGGGATCCCCGCGCGAGGCGAGGGCGCTCGGCGTCGCGTTCGTCCCCGCGGACCGGAAAACCATGGGCCTCGTGCCTGGCATGACGGCCGAGCACAATGGGACCCTCGTCAAGCTCCCTGCGCTCTCGCCGCTCGGATGGCTGCGCCCGGCGCGCGAGCGCCGCGCGGCCCTCGCGATGGCGGCGGACGTGGGCCTCCGGCCCGAGGCCCTCGCCATGGACGCGGCCACGCTCTCGGGCGGCAACCAGCAAAAGGTCGTGCTCGGGAAATGGCTGCTCGAAGCGCCCCGCGTCCTGCTTTGCGACGAACCCACGCGCGGCGTCGACATCGGCGCGAAGGCCGAGATTCACGCAAAGCTCCGCGCGCTCGCCGCCGCGGGCGCGGCCGTCCTCGTGGCGGGCTCGGACGCGCGCGAGATTGCCGCGCTCGCGGACCGCGTCCTCGTGCTCCGACGAGGCCGGATCGCGGCCGACGTGGCGCGGGCCGAAGCGACCCCGGCCGCGCTGCTCGCCCTCGCCATGGGCCACGACGAGGCGCGCGCATGA